A stretch of the Arachis duranensis cultivar V14167 unplaced genomic scaffold, aradu.V14167.gnm2.J7QH unplaced_Scaffold_69666, whole genome shotgun sequence genome encodes the following:
- the LOC107472376 gene encoding uncharacterized protein LOC107472376 gives MFNNVRRISLFDEKSLNSTSSDTASMWNDFPSVPSDLPPLPADSVPSVPSLPSIASDVEVEQPAPSNYNYETHGIDEDHPGLNPDSERIVELQSDIHDKLGELMTNKSDQDVLSAAEALHGESNNIPFLEHLLDDLNKNGIEGEAYKDALDLSGILPNKAAFCDAAEPWQLGFQDAASPMMQGIIDLHHDIFFFLILILVFVSRILVRALWHFHYQKNPIPQRIVHGTTIEILRTIFPSIIPMFIAIPSFALLYSMDEVVVDPAITIKAIGHQWYRTYEYSDYNSSDEQSLTFDSYTIPEDDLELGQSRLLEVDNRVVVPAKTHLRIIVTPADVPHSWAVPSLGVKCDAVPGRLNQISISVQREGVYYGQCSEICGTNHAFTPIVVEAVPSKDYGSRVSKFPSIIPMFIAIPSLALLYSMGGALSPLSALCASSPSVNGSSSTGWTSLLGSTSQEPSGVSSPSGVWTHFEHAANSPGSSTSVTPIPAEQAVPPANPVASGEAEAGPSHVAHFPYNEAEVIGGDSVLSIRTRLLEENPFASAEELRIAHLDAEDLFEVKADIAMEMSAHDPTGDWLNRGAWALGNPRTKTGEDSLENLLIIRDKLRQRDWETIRNLQERMLFRRG, from the coding sequence ATGTTTAACAACGTTCGACGCATCTCTTTATTTGATGAGAAGAGTCTTAACTCAACTTCGAGTGATACAGCTTCTATGTGGAATGATTTTCCATCGGTCCCTTCTGACCTGCCACCCTTACCAGCCGACTCGGTTCCATCTGTCCCCTCATTACCTTCCATAGCAAGTGATGTTGAGGTGGAGCAGCCGGCTCCTTCTAATTATAATTACGAGACTCATGGTATTGATGAGGATCATCCGGGTCTTAACCCGGACAGTGAACGTATAGTAGAGCTTCAATCTGATATACACGATAAATTGGGAGAGTTGATGACTAACAAGAGTGACCAAGACGTTCTGAGTGCGGCCGAAGCTTTACATGGCGAAAGCAACAATATCCCTTTTCTGGAGCACCTGTTAGATGATTTGAACAAAAACGGAATAGAAGGTGAAGCCTATAAGGATGCCCTGGATCTATCGGGTATATTACCCAATAAAGCAGCTTTTTGTGATGCAGCGGAGCCATGGCAATTAGGATTTCAAGACGCAGCAAGTCCTATGATGCAAGGAATAATCGATTTACATCACGATATCTTTTTCTTCCTCATTCTGATTTTGGTTTTCGTATCACGGATCTTGGTTCGCGCTTTATGGCATTTCCACTATCAAAAAAACCCAATCCCGCAAAGGATTGTTCATGGAACTACTATCGAGATTCTTCGGACCATATTTCCTAGTATCATCCCGATGTTCATTGCTATACCATCATTTGCTCTGTTATACTCAATGGACGAGGTAGTAGTAGATCCAGCCATTACTATCAAAGCTATTGGACATCAATGGTATCGGACTTATGAGTATTCAGACTATAACAGTTCCGATGAACAGTCACTCACTTTTGACAGTTATACGATTCCAGAAGATGATCTAGAATTGGGTCAATCACGTTTATTAGAAGTGGACAATAGAGTGGTTGTACCAGCCAAAACTCATCTACGTATTATTGTAACACCTGCTGATGTACCTCATAGTTGGGCTGTACCTTCCTTAGGTGTCAAATGTGATGCTGTACCTGGTCGTTTAAATCAGATCTCTATTTCGGTACAACGAGAAGGGGTTTACTATGGTCAGTGCAGTGAGATTTGTGGAACTAATCATGCCTTTACGCCTATCGTCGTAGAAGCTGTTCCTAGTAAAGATTATGGTTCTCGGGTATCCAAATTTCCTAGTATCATCCCGATGTTCATTGCTATACCATCATTAGCTCTGTTATACTCCATGGGCGGGGCCCTCTCGCCATTGAGTGCTTTGTGTGCGTCCTCCCCCTCCGTAAATGGGTCGTCCAGTACCGGCTGGACGTCGTTACTGGGGAGCACCTCGCAGGAACCGTCGGGCGTCTCTTCGCCCTCGGGCGTGTGGACGCATTTTGAGCATGCTGCGAACTCCCCCGGGAGTAGCACATCAGTAACGCCTATCCCAGCAGAACAAGCAGTGCCTCCCGCTAATCCTGTAGCTTCCGGGGAAGCGGAAGCCGGTCCATCTCATGTGGCCCACTTTCCGTATAACGAGGCGGAGGTCATTGGGGGGGACTCGGTTCTGTCGATCCGGACGCGGCTTTTGGAGGAAAATCCCTTTGCCTCCGCAGAAGAACTCCGTATTGCTCATCTTGATGCCGAAGACCTGTTTGAGGTCAAAGCAGATATCGCCATGGAAATGTCTGCTCATGATCCAACTGGTGATTGGTTGAACCGGGGGGCGTGGGCCCTCGGCAACCCGCGGACAAAAACTGGGGAAGATTCTTTGGAGAATCTCCTCATTATACGCGACAAACTTCGCCAACGGGACTGGGAAACCATCAGGAATTTGCAAGAAAGGATGCTTTTCAGGAGgggctaa